The following nucleotide sequence is from Arvicola amphibius chromosome 1, mArvAmp1.2, whole genome shotgun sequence.
GGGCCTTGTACGACTACCAGGCAGGTAAGATTCCCCTAGCTAACCGTCACGGGTCACAAGTCCTGAGATTAGGGAACAAGAGTGTGTACAGGGGCTTCCTGGGGGTTAGCTCCAGAGGGTATCTGAAAGAAAAGATATGGGATGGAAGGCCCTCTGGAGTGGGATGGCCACGGCCTTGGAACATTTGTCCTGAAGAGCACGTGCCTCTAGTTAGCTGCCTGCCATCTACCACCCACCAGCAGAATCCCTATAGCCATCCTTACTGTAGACCTTCCAAGTCTGATGGGAGAAGTGGGGCCTGGGTGTCGGCTCCCAGCCTTCAGGGTTGGGGCACTGGGGAACAAGGATTTAGAGGGGTGATCTGTAGGACGCTCTGCCTTGAGCGGTGGCCAGTGCAGGTACAGGCACATTGGTGCCATCAAACTGGATGGCACTGGGCTCCCTGGGGACAGGTGAGGGGTGTGGCAAGTCACCGAGATGCCATCCCTCGGCTTCCCTTCCTGCAGCTGACGACACAGAGATCTCCTTTGACCCTGAGAACCTAATCACGGGCATCGAGGTGATTGATGAAGGCTGGTGGCGTGGCTACGGGCCTGACGGCCACTTTGGCATGTTTCCTGCCAACTATGTGGAGCTCATAGAGTAAGGCCGAggcctgtcttccttctccacccGAAGAGGAGGCCTGAGAGTTAATGTTTGACACTCTTCCAGGAATGGAACTTCAGTGAGGACAAGGCTCCCTCAGCCTTGAGTGCTGTTACCCCAGATGTAGCCGTATCCCACTGCTCCCCCAAATGCTTACCACAGCCTCCAGGACCTCCTACCAGACTTACACTTGACCCCAGTGGGAGTGGCGTATTGATCCAAGCTTAACCTGTGCCCGCTCCTGGGTGACCTCTGCCCAAGGACAGCAGCACTGAGAAGTTGGGGTCGCAGCAGGGacatctgcctttctttctccgtGTGGCTTCTCAGGGGTGGTAGCTGCAGCTGTTTCCTCGGGAATCGTGGACTTAAGTCTTGACCACAGTCAGAGTAGAACAGGATGATTGTGACAGCGGGGGGTTTTCTTACAGggccccctctccctctctgtccccgtGCCTGTGTTGtgacagcgggggggggggggctctctccctctctgtccccgtGCCTGTGTTGTGACAGCGGGGGGTTTTCTTACGGggctccccctctctccctctctgtccccatgCCTGTGTTGTGACAGCGGGAGGTTTTCTTACGGggctccccctctctccctctctgtccccatgCCTGTGTtgtgggaaggagggatggaacgACCTAGCTCCCATCTCTGAGAATGTGAAAAATCGGACATGGCATATATCTTGGGTTCACTCGTGTCTGCTGGCCCCCATCTGTGTCTGATAAACAATCTAAGACCTGCAGTGAGGCCCACAGCTCATCTGCCCACGTGGAAGAAACCCCAGCCTGGGGTCTATCTGCACCATACATAAGTGTACACGTATGTTTACACATATGTGCCCTCAGACAGACTGGCTGTTTAGCCTCCTATAGGAAGTACAAAtgaacctggcatggtggtgtggcctttaaccccagcgcctaagaggcagcggcaggtggatctccatgaattcaaggccataaggtcagcctgttctttttcagttcctggacagccagagctacatagagattCAGTCTGAAAAAGAGGGTTTGGAGTATATAAATAAGTTGTAACTCATGTTGGAGCCTTCCAGCATTTCCGTTCTAGAAGAGGCCATGGCTGCACAGTTCCCTCCAGGAGCCTCTGCAACAAGGTCCAGCACTCATCTGCCTGAGATAGTGGGTGGACATCTTGACCCCAAACTTGTCCACTCGTAGCCTGGAGCGGAAGTGCCCGGGGAAACCACCGACCTCATGCTGTGGTCAAGCCtacttcctccccatcttctgccTATCCTTTAGGACAGCAGGCCATGGAGGCCCTATGAGCTAAAACTGTTGCAGGCTTAATTAGATAGATTAGTCCTGCCTGGGAGGTACACTTGGCATGCCAGTTAAGAGGTCACAGAGATAACAGAAATCCACCTTGAAGGAAACTGGTCAAGAGTCACACTTCCTGTTTCTTATAGAAAAGCCCAGGGCACATTGCCTTTCTCATTAATGTAACCAAGTGATTCCAGAGCTGCAGGGTCACTGCAGGGGATTGGTCACACACACAGGGTGTGCATAGTCCTGATTTAGCCCCCGATAGCCAGAGATGGGTACTGGacttctccccgcccccccccccccccatcaatgTTGGGTTAGGGATAGCTGCAACCCTGGACCCAGCAGTCCTCATGACTGAGTTGAGCTGGGCAGACCAAGCCTGGCCATGCTAAACTTGGCACTGTGCAGAAGGAACTTTATTGCCCACGTACACCCTCACTTGGCCTTGCCCTGGGCGGCAACAGCTTCCATGGCCTTCCGAACTGTCTCTTCATCTCCCAGGAACCTCATTGGCTTGGTAGGCTTCAGCGCCTGGTCCAGCTCATACACGATGGGGATTCCTGTGGGCAGGTTCAGGTCCATGATGGCCTGATCTGACATCCCTGGAGCAGAGGAACAGTGTTCTTAGTGCCTTCCACTCAATTCATACAGCATGGCCTTGGTACTAGGGTGCTGCCAGTTAACCCATCCATGAGAGCAAGGCCACAGAATGTGCCTAAAGGTCAAGGCAGACCTGCTTACAGAAATAGCCCAGCAGCAAGGCAAGAACATCCACCATCAATAACTGTAACCTGAGTGGTGCCATGCATGCTCTCAGCCCAGGGTGAACTGGCCAAACTAAAGAGGGTTGGGACGAGTCATTTGGTTTCTAGAGGTTCTAAATTCTGAGCAGGGAAGGAACAGGAAACTTGACCCTGCCTGCTCCAGCAGCCCCTGCCTGGAATAGCAATTCAACCTTTGCTGTTGCCATCACCCCATCCCTACCAAGCCAGGGGGACCCGGGAGTGTTCCTTGGAGCACTCCCCAAGTACTTTCTCAGAACCCAGTCcagggaggaggggcagaggtGTCCCCCTCATGGTGCATATCTGTTAGTACACCCACTAGCCGGAGAAATGGGTCATAGCCCACTCCTTTCTTAGGATCCCAGCAGACCTAAAGGTTGTCCAGAACCTAATAGACTTTTAGTGTCTAAGACCTAGTTGGGACCATAATTGGTGACTTCCCTATGCCCACATGGCCCCCGAGGCCAGTCTGTCAGCCCTTGCTCTTGAGTAGGAGTCGCTCTATAAGCCTAAGATGGTTATTTAACCATAGCTCTGCACTCAGGCTGCTTTCTGCCTAAAGAATCTGTGGGAAGGGAGACAGTGGTTCAGCTTTGTGCAGGGAGTGGGCTGCTCATTGTAGCCAACATTTGAGGCCAAAGgacctcaagttcaaggccttgggttcagtgaGACTATCTTAAAGGGGTTGGGGAAAAGAAGGCAGCACTAGGAGAGATGCCAAAAGTTCTGTAGCAACTCAAGTGGCTTGTTCAAGCTTCAGTAACAAGCCAGCATTGGGGTAGAATCCCGCCCTTGCCCCCTATGGGTGCCTTAAGCCTACTCTATAATTAGCgcctgtggggtggggtggctcaGCTGTGCTGTGGACTAAACTCACCACCTTTGTCACAGTAGcccagtgcatgctgggaatagAACAACATAAAGGCATTTCTCAACTCTTAACCTCAATCTACTTTTGAAACCctcacatatgtaaaatatcTGAAACACGTCATGGCTGTCACCCTCACTAGTTCCTGTCTCCCATCTTTCCTGAGGGTGAGCCTCACCTTCCAGATGCTTCACAATGCCGCGCAGGCTGTTTCCATGGGCAGCAATAAGCACTCTCTTTCCAGCCTTAATCTTGGGTGCTATCTCATCGTTCCAGAAGGGCAGGGCCCGGGCAATGGTGTCCTTGAGGCTCTCACAGGTAGGCAGCTCCCCAGACTTCAAGTCTGCATACCGCCGGTCCTGGGGACGGACACATGGACACTGTGTTTGCTCCCTGGGTAGCCCTCCCACGCAGGCTCCCAGCCTTCCAGCTTCCCAGCACCTGGCCCACCTTGCTGATGGAAGTGTAGTAGGGGTGTTTCTCGTCCATGGGGGGTGGCGGGGTGTCAAAGGAGCGCCTCCAGATCTTCACCTGCTCCTCCCCATGCTTTGCAGCCGTCTCAGCCTTATTGAGGCCTGTGAGGCCCCCATAGTGCCTCTCATTGAGGCGCCAGCTACGCACCACAGGCAGCCACATTTGGTCCGTACCATCCAGGATGGTCCAAAGGGTGCGGATAGCCCGCTTCAGCACCGATGTGTAGCAGATGTCAAACTCCATTTTGGCATCTTTGATGGCACTGGCCCCCCGCTTGGCCTCCTCAGCCCCCTTCTCACTCAGTTCTGCATCAAACCAGCCACAGAAACGGTTCTCTTGGTTCCATGAGCTCTCACCATGGCGAACCATTACTAGGCGGTGCGTGGCCATGGTGGCAGGGGCTGCGGGAGTCCCAGGTGACAGCTCCTTGCTTAGCTCGGTCAGCTTTATAACAGttttcccagcccccacccagcCCCAACTGCCAATCAGCATTCCAGGaggtgcaggcagaggcaggcgaccAGTAGtagaactgggggtggggtgtcgttcaaagacttaaaaatagCCCACACTCTCCCTGGGCTCAGATGACAAGTCCATAACCAGCTGGCCCCTGGGGCCAAGCTGGGTGGGGCTGGGTGAAGGGTAGAAGCCAAGTCTGGGGCTGTTCTCCATGGAAATAATGTTCTTTGACATTCTGGGGCTTTCAGAGTCTCCACCAGCCCTTTCCTGCTCAGGCAGAAACAAAACTATTTCAGGCCCACTGCTGATGTTTAAGATAGGGCTTAACTATGTGGCCCAAGccgcaattctcctgcctcagcctcttattAACACAGTAAGATGAACTCAAGCCTGTCTCAGGAAGGAATCTAGCCTAGTGTTAAAGtaagcctgagtgtgtgtgtgtgtaggtcaccACCCGAAGAGGTCGGCGCATACATTAATACATGTGACTACAGcgatgactgtgtgtgtgtataggtcacCACCCAAAGAGGTCGGTGCATACATTAATATGTGTGTCTGCAGTAGATGACTGCTTCCTGCCCAGGTGCCTGTCTCAGCACACATGCATTGCCTCTGTTAGTGTGTTGCAGGCACTTGTTGCCAGGAGAAtcccctccaccacacacacacacacacacacacccctgcactCAACTTAGAGAATTACTTCGGATGGAGGCCTTCCTCAGGCTCCTGGTTATCTGTCTCTCTGGCAGGGTCCTCTTCTGCCGTCAGCAGGCAGCCAAGCTAGGAGGGCCCTTTGGTAGACAGAGGAGCAGGAAAAGTCATGGCAGAAACAGAGCAGGTACAAACCATGGCTTTCGGGAGGTCCGGCCTTGTGGAGGACAGCACCAGACAGAAACATGGGCTGAGAACCCCTCttggtttggtttccagaacaaTCAAAGGAAAaggactctcctctctgggttctCTTGTGGAGTCTGAGCTGTCATCCATGCCAGACAGAGAccaacttggaaaagaaaatagaattcatgGCACCTGCAAGCCCACAACTAGGGACAGCCCTGCACCGAGTCACAGGGGTTAGTTAGAGGGTATGTTCACCCCTTCTCATGGCAGGCACCCAGGGATAAGCTGACATGGGGAATGGGCAGCATGGAGTCTGGAACGTCTACATTTGAGTTTGAAGGACACAGTCCCCACCCCTCATCCTACCTCCCCCATCTGGAAACAAGAACAGATGGGTGGTAGGAGCCTGGGCCTTACATGCAGGGAACCCTCCATACTGGTCCCAGCCCACACAGAAGGCCCTGTGGACCAAAACTGACCCAAGAATCCTGACAGGCAGAGGTAGAACTTCTGTAGATCTCAGGGATTGCAGGTGGAACCCCATCCCTCCTCGTGACACCTCACTCGGGTGTCACATTTTGTCTCTTCTAACCCAAGATTGTTCTCTCTGTCCTGGCCACATTAGGAAACCCACTGAACCGGGACTGTGGCCCTGAAGGGCAGCAATGATACCACAGCTTGCCAAGTCTACTGTAATGAGCAAGCGCTGGGTGCTAGGAAGGAAGGGGTGTGCTGGgatagggaggaggggaggaacgGTTGCTTTGAGGAATGCATGAGGAAGAAGCAGCTCTCAGATAAATCAAAGGACTCAGCTGTGAACCCTAGAGGGAAGGGATGCTAGGCTGAGGTGCcaataaaaaccagaaaaccttaggggcctggagagagggctcagcaattaagagcatttccagaggacccaggttcaatctccAACACCCACTTCATAGTTCATAACTACCAGTAGTTCCATCTCCAGAGGCTCCCACAGGTCTGGTCTCAGTGGGTAGCTGCGCTAATGTGcatatcccccccacacacaggcacacaattaaaaataatacaaataaacttaaaaacattttagaaccaggtgtggtagtacacacctttaatccttgagCAGGTAAGGCTGGTCAGCCAAGACTAGATGAAGGAGTGGCAgggtcatttgttttccttttttcaaaacagggccttgctatgtagccctggttgtcctgaaattcgctctgtagaccaggctggcctcaaactcacagagatccacctgcctctgcctcccgagtgctgggattaaaggagtgagtcACCCGGCatcatttaaagaataaaacacatgGGTTTTTTCAGTCTTTGAGAGAGTTACCAGGCTGGTTTTAAGATACAGTTTTACGCAgtcccctgcttcctgagtagCTGAGGCTACAGGGGTGCATCCACACTGGGTTTAGGACTAGAGTTAACAAAGGTGTGTAAAATGTATGCTCTAAACACTGAAAATGGCcctgcaggatggctcagcaagaAAAGGCTATGCTAAAAAGCCTGCTGATCAGAATCTGGGCCTCAAAATCCACATACAAGGACAGAAATGACTTCCACAAGTTGGCCTTTGGTCGCCACATGTTTGTTGCagttagtgtgtgtgcacacatgcagagacaaacacacatacaaaataaatgcaaattggaaaaaaaaaaacttataaaactggactggaggggctggagagatggctcagtggttaagagcattgcctgctcttccaaaggtcctgagttcaattcccggcaaccacatggtggctcacaaccatctgtaatgaggtctggtgccctcttctggcctgaagacatacacACCACAGAGTATGTATActacagagtattgtatacataataaataaataaatatttaaaaaaaaactggactggagagatggctcagctgttgcatgcacttgctgttcttgcagggggcccagaattagttaataaagaatacccacaaggtggctcacaaccacccataactccagttccaggagatctgatgccctcttctgagctctgtaggcaccaggcacacatgtgggacacatacataaacaagcaaaacactcatacacataaatctaaaaacaaaaactataaaacacTATTAGAAGAAACTAAAGTATATCTAAATAGCCCCATGTTTATGGGTTAgatgtggtgatacatgcctttaataccagtagttagaggacagaggcaggtagatgtctgtgagtttgaggccagcccagtctaaatagtgggttccaggccagccagcgatacagtgagagcctatctcaaaaataaaaatatttattgttaaagTTGGTAATTTTCGGCAAATGACCTAGCCCTTCAATGCAGACTCTTATTAGAAGTCCTAGCTGGCTGCTTGGCTTAAACTGGACTCTTAGAATGGCTACTCCCAAAACAATCTGAACAAAAACTTGGAGGATTTATTCTTCCCAGTCTCTTAAGTATTTGTACAGAACTCTAGTCACAGAGACAGTGTAGTTGTGTAAGATAAACAGAGGTC
It contains:
- the Pgam2 gene encoding phosphoglycerate mutase 2 is translated as MATHRLVMVRHGESSWNQENRFCGWFDAELSEKGAEEAKRGASAIKDAKMEFDICYTSVLKRAIRTLWTILDGTDQMWLPVVRSWRLNERHYGGLTGLNKAETAAKHGEEQVKIWRRSFDTPPPPMDEKHPYYTSISKDRRYADLKSGELPTCESLKDTIARALPFWNDEIAPKIKAGKRVLIAAHGNSLRGIVKHLEGMSDQAIMDLNLPTGIPIVYELDQALKPTKPMRFLGDEETVRKAMEAVAAQGKAK